In a single window of the Streptomyces cinnabarinus genome:
- a CDS encoding resuscitation-promoting factor, producing the protein MSSNSQYETYEAPPAYGGLDAPPGDLHSAETLAYGQVYTDTYRPAYEGDDWRAPDEGALAPVVHAGAGRRGARRRKTRYAGSADGSMRRLLPQALVVAFLAGGTSAFVAKDKAIELSVDGRPRTLHTFADDVSELLAQEGVELGAHDVVAPAPGTELSSGDEIEVRYGRPVRLTLDGERHEVWTTARTVDEALEEWGVRAEGAYLSTARSLRIGRAGLALDVRTERSVTVMADGRARTVRTNAASVREVVAEAGITLRGQDTTSVPLDSFPRDGQTVTVLRITGTKEVREEEIPFGVRRTEDPALFRGTEVVERAGQPGLRRDTYSLRTVNGVRQKPRRIRTEIVREPRTQVVKVGTRPMPTSVRGADGLDWQGLAACESGGRAGAVDPSGTYGGLYQFDTRTWRSLGGSGRPQDAPAAEQTLRAKKLYVQRGASPWPHCGARLHG; encoded by the coding sequence GTGAGCAGCAACTCGCAGTACGAGACGTATGAGGCGCCACCGGCGTACGGCGGCCTCGACGCGCCCCCCGGGGATCTGCACAGCGCGGAGACGCTGGCGTACGGGCAGGTGTACACGGACACCTACCGCCCGGCGTACGAAGGGGACGACTGGCGCGCGCCGGACGAAGGGGCGCTCGCACCTGTCGTGCACGCCGGAGCGGGGCGGCGGGGCGCACGCCGTCGGAAGACGCGGTACGCGGGGAGTGCGGACGGTTCCATGCGCCGTCTGCTGCCGCAGGCGCTGGTCGTCGCCTTCCTCGCGGGCGGCACCTCCGCCTTCGTCGCCAAGGACAAGGCGATCGAGCTGAGCGTCGACGGCCGCCCGCGCACCCTGCACACCTTCGCCGACGACGTGAGCGAGCTGCTCGCGCAGGAAGGTGTGGAGCTGGGGGCGCACGACGTGGTTGCGCCCGCCCCCGGCACGGAGCTGAGCAGCGGGGACGAGATCGAGGTGCGCTACGGCCGCCCGGTGCGGCTCACGCTGGACGGGGAGCGCCACGAGGTGTGGACGACGGCGCGCACGGTGGACGAGGCGCTCGAAGAATGGGGAGTGCGTGCGGAGGGGGCGTACTTGTCCACCGCGCGCTCCCTGCGGATCGGGCGCGCCGGGCTCGCGCTCGATGTGCGCACCGAGCGCTCCGTGACGGTCATGGCGGACGGGCGCGCCCGCACGGTGCGCACGAACGCGGCGAGCGTGCGGGAGGTCGTCGCGGAGGCCGGGATCACCCTGCGCGGACAGGACACCACCTCCGTCCCGCTCGACAGCTTCCCGCGCGACGGACAGACGGTGACCGTGCTGCGGATCACCGGCACCAAGGAGGTCCGCGAGGAGGAGATCCCCTTCGGCGTGCGGCGGACCGAGGACCCGGCGCTGTTCCGGGGGACCGAGGTCGTCGAGCGGGCCGGGCAGCCGGGGCTGCGGCGGGACACGTACTCCCTGCGCACGGTCAACGGCGTGCGGCAGAAGCCGCGCCGGATCAGGACCGAGATCGTGCGCGAGCCGCGCACCCAGGTCGTCAAGGTCGGCACCAGGCCCATGCCGACGTCCGTGCGCGGCGCTGACGGACTGGACTGGCAGGGGCTCGCGGCGTGCGAGTCGGGCGGCCGGGCGGGCGCTGTGGACCCCTCGGGGACGTACGGCGGGCTGTATCAGTTCGACACCCGGACCTGGCGGAGCCTCGGCGGCAGCGGCCGCCCCCAGGACGCCCCGGCCGCGGAGCAGACGCTCCGCGCGAAGAAGCTGTACGTCCAGCGCGGGGCGAGCCCCTGGCCGCACTGCGGGGCCCGGCTGCACGGGTGA
- a CDS encoding TatD family hydrolase: MPSSSEKNAAPPLPEPLRVPVADSHTHLDMQSGTVAEGLAKAASVGVTTVVQVGCDVRGSQWAADTAAEFENVHAAVALHPNEAPRIVLGDPDGWSRQGARVPGGDAGLDAALAEIDRLAALPHVKAVGETGLDYFRTGDEGKEAQERSFRAHIEIAKRHGKALVIHDRDAHADVLRVLKEEGAPERTVFHCYSGDAGMAEVCARAGYFMSFAGNVTFKNAQDLRDAVAVAPLELLLVETDAPFLTPAPYRGRPNAPYLIPVTVRAMAAVRGIDEDALATALGANTARAFAY, encoded by the coding sequence ATGCCTTCCTCCAGCGAGAAGAACGCGGCGCCGCCGCTCCCGGAGCCGCTCCGGGTGCCCGTCGCCGACTCCCACACCCACCTCGACATGCAGTCCGGCACGGTGGCGGAAGGGCTCGCGAAGGCCGCGTCGGTCGGGGTGACGACGGTGGTGCAGGTCGGCTGTGACGTACGGGGCTCGCAGTGGGCCGCGGACACGGCCGCGGAGTTCGAGAACGTCCACGCCGCCGTCGCGCTGCACCCCAACGAGGCCCCGCGCATCGTCCTCGGCGATCCCGACGGCTGGTCCCGGCAGGGGGCGCGCGTGCCGGGCGGTGACGCCGGACTCGACGCGGCGCTCGCCGAGATCGACCGACTGGCCGCCCTGCCGCACGTGAAGGCCGTCGGTGAGACGGGCCTGGACTACTTCCGCACCGGCGACGAGGGCAAGGAGGCGCAGGAGCGCTCCTTCCGCGCCCACATCGAGATCGCCAAGCGGCACGGCAAGGCGCTGGTCATCCACGACCGCGACGCGCACGCCGATGTGCTGCGGGTGCTGAAGGAGGAGGGCGCGCCGGAGCGGACCGTCTTCCACTGCTACTCCGGCGACGCCGGGATGGCGGAGGTCTGCGCCCGCGCCGGATACTTCATGTCCTTCGCCGGCAACGTCACCTTCAAGAACGCCCAGGACCTGCGGGACGCGGTCGCCGTCGCCCCCCTGGAGCTGCTCCTGGTGGAGACCGACGCGCCCTTCCTCACCCCGGCGCCCTACCGCGGACGGCCCAACGCCCCGTATCTCATTCCGGTCACGGTGCGCGCGATGGCAGCCGTGCGCGGGATCGACGAGGACGCGCTGGCGACGGCCCTCGGCGCGAACACGGCGCGCGCCTTCGCCTACTGA
- the rsmI gene encoding 16S rRNA (cytidine(1402)-2'-O)-methyltransferase → MTVTPGTLVLAGTPIGEIADAPPRLAEELAGADVVAAEDTRRLRRLTQALGVTPKGRVVSYFEGNESARTPELVDELLGGARVLLVTDAGMPSVSDPGYRLVAAAVERDVRVTAVPGPSAVLTALALSGLPVDRFCFEGFLPRKAGERLSRLREVAEERRTLVYFEAPHRLDDTLAAMAEVFGEQRRAAVCRELTKTYEEVKRGPLAELATWAAEGVRGEITVVVEGAPEKGPEEIGPEELVRRVRVREEAGERRKEAIAAVAVEAGLPKRVVFDAVVAAKTR, encoded by the coding sequence GTGACAGTTACGCCCGGAACCCTGGTCCTCGCCGGCACCCCCATCGGGGAGATCGCCGACGCCCCGCCCCGGCTCGCCGAGGAGCTCGCCGGCGCCGATGTCGTCGCGGCCGAGGACACCCGGCGGCTGCGCCGGCTGACCCAGGCGCTGGGCGTCACCCCCAAGGGCCGGGTGGTGTCGTACTTCGAAGGCAACGAATCCGCCCGTACGCCCGAACTCGTCGACGAACTCCTCGGCGGTGCGCGCGTGCTCCTCGTCACGGACGCGGGCATGCCGTCGGTGTCGGACCCCGGGTACCGGCTGGTCGCGGCGGCCGTCGAGCGGGACGTACGGGTCACCGCGGTGCCCGGTCCGTCCGCCGTGCTCACCGCGCTGGCGCTGTCGGGGCTGCCCGTGGACCGGTTCTGCTTCGAGGGGTTCCTGCCGCGCAAGGCGGGCGAACGGCTCTCCCGGCTGCGGGAGGTCGCCGAGGAGCGGCGCACGCTCGTCTACTTCGAGGCCCCGCACCGGCTCGACGACACCCTCGCCGCGATGGCCGAGGTGTTCGGCGAGCAGCGGCGGGCCGCGGTGTGCCGGGAGCTGACCAAGACGTACGAGGAGGTCAAGCGCGGTCCGCTGGCCGAGCTGGCCACGTGGGCGGCCGAGGGCGTGCGCGGGGAGATCACCGTCGTCGTCGAGGGCGCCCCGGAGAAGGGGCCCGAGGAGATCGGCCCGGAGGAACTGGTGCGGCGGGTGCGGGTGCGGGAGGAGGCCGGGGAGCGGCGCAAGGAGGCGATCGCCGCGGTGGCGGTGGAGGCGGGGCTGCCCAAGCGGGTCGTCTTCGACGCGGTGGTGGCGGCCAAGACCCGCTGA
- a CDS encoding dolichyl-phosphate-mannose--protein mannosyltransferase: protein MTSTASSMDSTDTRQAQAPHDQRPSWQQRLRRFGYTAGSKSDVRDRLVPPYAQPGPRLWTVFGLPPALADRLVRWSGWGGPLLVTLFAGVLRFWNLGSPKAVIFDETYYAKDAWALVHRGFEVNWDKNANDLVLQLGDKVDIPTDAAYVVHPPVGKYVIGLGELMFGFDPFGWRFMTALLGTLSVLMLCRIGRRIFRSTFLGCLAGALMAVDGLHFVMSRTALLDGVLMFFVLAAFGALVVDRDKAREKLAAALPADADGRVRPDAHIADTLSLGWRPWRWTAGLMLGLAIGTKWNGLYFLAAFGLLTVVWDIGSRKVAGASRPYLAVAKHDLGLAFLATVPVAIITYIASWTGWIMSATDGSGGYYRNWAATDGKESSWSWLFPDWWRSLWHYETQVYQFHVDLSSPHTYQSNPWSWIVTGRPVSYFYESPAPGKDGCPVDAGEKCAREVLAIGTPLLWWVAAFALLYVLWRWFFRRDWRAGAIACGIVAGYLPWFFFQERTIFFFYAVVFLPFLCLAVAMLLGAIVGPPGSSETRRVAGATGAGVLVLLIAWNFIYFWPLYTGTAIPIDDWRSRMWLDTWV from the coding sequence GTGACCAGTACAGCGTCGTCCATGGACTCCACGGACACCCGGCAGGCCCAGGCGCCGCACGACCAGCGGCCCTCGTGGCAGCAGCGGCTGCGCCGCTTCGGCTACACGGCGGGGTCCAAGAGCGATGTCCGCGACCGTCTAGTGCCGCCGTACGCGCAGCCCGGACCGAGACTGTGGACGGTGTTCGGCCTGCCGCCGGCGCTCGCCGACCGGCTGGTGCGCTGGTCCGGCTGGGGCGGCCCGCTGCTGGTCACGCTGTTCGCGGGCGTGCTGCGGTTCTGGAACCTGGGCAGCCCGAAGGCGGTGATATTCGACGAGACGTATTACGCCAAGGACGCCTGGGCGCTCGTCCACCGCGGCTTCGAGGTCAACTGGGACAAGAACGCCAACGACCTGGTGCTCCAGCTCGGCGACAAGGTCGACATCCCGACGGACGCGGCGTACGTGGTGCATCCGCCGGTCGGCAAGTACGTCATCGGCCTGGGCGAGCTGATGTTCGGGTTCGACCCGTTCGGCTGGCGGTTCATGACCGCGCTGCTCGGCACGCTGTCGGTGCTGATGCTGTGCCGGATCGGCCGCCGGATCTTCCGCTCCACCTTCCTCGGCTGCCTCGCGGGCGCGCTGATGGCGGTGGACGGCCTGCACTTCGTGATGAGCCGCACCGCGCTGCTCGACGGCGTGCTGATGTTCTTCGTGCTGGCCGCGTTCGGCGCCCTGGTCGTCGACCGCGACAAGGCGCGCGAGAAACTCGCGGCGGCGCTGCCCGCCGACGCCGACGGACGGGTCCGGCCGGACGCGCACATCGCGGACACCCTGAGCCTCGGCTGGCGGCCCTGGCGCTGGACGGCGGGTCTGATGCTGGGCCTGGCCATCGGCACCAAGTGGAACGGCCTGTACTTCCTGGCCGCGTTCGGCCTGCTCACGGTCGTCTGGGACATCGGCTCCCGCAAGGTGGCGGGCGCGAGCCGCCCGTACCTGGCGGTGGCCAAGCACGATCTGGGCCTGGCGTTCCTCGCCACGGTGCCGGTCGCGATCATCACGTACATCGCGTCCTGGACGGGCTGGATCATGTCCGCCACGGACGGCTCGGGCGGCTACTACCGCAACTGGGCCGCCACCGACGGCAAGGAGAGCAGCTGGTCGTGGCTGTTCCCGGACTGGTGGCGCAGCCTGTGGCACTACGAGACGCAGGTCTACCAGTTCCACGTCGACCTGTCCTCGCCGCACACCTACCAGTCCAACCCCTGGAGCTGGATCGTCACCGGCCGCCCGGTGTCGTACTTCTACGAGTCCCCCGCGCCCGGCAAGGACGGCTGTCCGGTGGACGCGGGCGAGAAGTGCGCGCGCGAGGTGCTGGCGATCGGCACGCCCCTGCTGTGGTGGGTGGCCGCCTTCGCCCTGCTGTACGTGCTGTGGCGCTGGTTCTTCCGCCGCGACTGGCGCGCGGGCGCCATCGCCTGCGGCATCGTGGCCGGCTACCTGCCCTGGTTCTTCTTCCAGGAACGCACGATCTTCTTCTTCTACGCCGTCGTCTTCCTGCCCTTCCTGTGCCTGGCCGTCGCGATGCTCCTCGGCGCGATCGTCGGTCCACCGGGTTCCAGCGAGACCCGCAGGGTGGCCGGCGCGACCGGCGCGGGCGTCCTGGTCCTGCTGATCGCCTGGAACTTCATCTACTTCTGGCCCCTGTACACCGGCACCGCCATCCCGATCGACGACTGGCGGTCGCGGATGTGGCTGGATACCTGGGTCTAG
- a CDS encoding penicillin-binding transpeptidase domain-containing protein, whose amino-acid sequence MGKGVKATVIGAVFAVMVGGAGYGAYNIVSAVNGDGGGAAEKKTGPPSEDEVQETSEKFFAAWEKGQAVQAASYTDFAEAAEPLLTAYGESARITDVTITPKAANGGIVPFSVKAKVSYDGTSKPLAYDSELKVVRGKTSGRALVDWDPAVVHPELKKDDTLVTGESASPPIEAVDRDGQVLTKAKYPSLGPILDTLRERYGDKAGGSPGVELVIRHAAEGVADTPLLTLTEGEPGKLPTTLSAGVQAAAEKAVKGYPDASVVAVKPSTGEVLAVANHRKDAFNAAFEGRVAPGSTMKIITAAMLIDNGVTSMNGPAPCPDTATWQSQTFKNLPGLDANPGATLADTFMRSCNTGFIKLVDEKPLTDASLTTEAQDRFGLGRDNWKTGIISFDGSVPASAGPDRAANAIGQGQIQMSPLNMASVTATAITGTFRQPYLVSPDLDDRELATAKGLEPNTAGQLKQMMRLTATQGTAQGVMQGLGGDIGAKTGSAEVDGQDANSWFTGFRDDVAAAAMSVSGGRGGEAAGPIVRAVLAAGG is encoded by the coding sequence ATGGGCAAGGGGGTGAAGGCGACCGTCATCGGCGCGGTGTTCGCGGTGATGGTCGGCGGGGCCGGATACGGCGCCTACAACATCGTGTCCGCGGTGAACGGCGACGGGGGCGGAGCCGCGGAGAAGAAGACCGGGCCGCCGAGCGAGGACGAGGTCCAGGAGACCTCCGAGAAGTTCTTCGCGGCCTGGGAGAAGGGACAGGCGGTCCAGGCGGCGTCGTACACGGACTTCGCCGAGGCGGCCGAGCCGCTGCTGACCGCGTACGGCGAGAGCGCGCGCATCACCGACGTGACGATCACGCCCAAGGCGGCGAACGGCGGGATCGTGCCCTTCTCCGTCAAGGCGAAGGTGTCCTACGACGGGACGTCGAAGCCGCTCGCCTACGACAGCGAGCTGAAGGTGGTGCGCGGGAAGACCTCCGGGCGGGCGCTGGTCGACTGGGACCCGGCGGTGGTCCATCCGGAGCTGAAGAAGGACGACACCCTGGTCACGGGCGAGTCGGCGAGCCCGCCCATCGAGGCGGTGGACCGCGACGGCCAGGTGCTGACGAAGGCGAAGTACCCCTCCCTCGGCCCGATCCTGGACACCCTGCGGGAGCGCTACGGCGACAAGGCCGGCGGCTCCCCCGGTGTCGAGCTGGTGATCAGGCACGCGGCGGAGGGCGTCGCCGACACCCCGCTGCTCACGCTCACCGAGGGCGAGCCGGGCAAGCTGCCCACCACGCTCAGCGCGGGCGTGCAGGCGGCCGCCGAGAAGGCCGTGAAGGGCTACCCCGATGCGTCGGTCGTCGCGGTCAAGCCGAGCACGGGCGAGGTGCTCGCGGTGGCGAACCACCGCAAGGACGCCTTCAACGCCGCCTTCGAGGGGCGGGTCGCACCGGGCTCCACGATGAAGATCATCACGGCGGCGATGCTGATCGACAACGGTGTCACCTCGATGAACGGCCCCGCGCCCTGCCCCGACACCGCCACCTGGCAGAGCCAGACCTTCAAGAACCTCCCGGGCCTCGACGCCAACCCGGGCGCCACGCTCGCCGACACGTTCATGCGCTCCTGCAACACCGGCTTCATCAAGCTCGTCGACGAGAAGCCGCTCACCGACGCCTCCTTGACGACGGAGGCCCAGGACCGGTTCGGGCTCGGCCGGGACAACTGGAAGACCGGCATCATCTCCTTCGACGGCAGCGTGCCCGCCTCCGCCGGGCCGGACCGCGCGGCCAACGCCATCGGCCAGGGCCAGATCCAGATGAGCCCGCTGAACATGGCCTCCGTCACAGCGACCGCGATCACCGGAACCTTCCGGCAGCCCTATCTCGTCTCCCCCGACCTGGACGACCGTGAGCTGGCCACCGCCAAGGGTCTTGAGCCGAACACCGCCGGCCAGCTCAAGCAGATGATGCGGCTCACCGCGACACAGGGCACCGCCCAGGGGGTGATGCAGGGGCTCGGCGGCGACATCGGCGCCAAGACGGGCTCCGCCGAGGTGGACGGGCAGGACGCCAACAGCTGGTTCACCGGTTTCCGCGACGACGTCGCCGCGGCGGCCATGAGCGTGTCCGGCGGACGGGGCGGCGAGGCGGCGGGCCCGATCGTGCGGGCCGTGCTGGCGGCGGGCGGCTGA
- a CDS encoding penicillin-binding transpeptidase domain-containing protein: protein MGKRRRVAERRKTNPAVLLGGAIAVVVVGAGAGGWALWGGSEDGSPTATAGTKPKVKTGPLSAKEVTGASRAFLTAWQQGKVSEAAAATDDAAAARELLTGYTKDARVRSVKLTAGTAKGAEVPFSVTGTVTFDKLSEPLAYDSALTVVRRKSDGEPLVQWQPSVVHPDLKDGDTLVTGEAGTPPIKAVDRDGGELTTKKYASVGAILDSLREKYGKTAGGKAGIELRVVRGKGSKSADKTVLELSKGTPGTVETTLDPRLQAAAEAQVAKKARSSVVVVRPSTGEILAAANASKGFNTAFQGSLAPGSTMKVITSSLLIEKDLASVNKTHPCPKYFTYGGWKFQNDDKFLIKDGTFKASFARSCNTAFISQAPELDDDSLTKQAQQVFGLGLNNWSVGVSTFDGAVPVQSQAQMAAELIGQGGVRMNPLNMASVSATVKAGVFHQPYLVSPDVDGRQLAKASRTMAAGTLSQLRELMGYTAAYGTAAEAMAGVSGDVGAKTGSAEVDGQKKPNGWFTAYRGDLAAAGVVQAGGHGGETAGPIVAALLKLGG from the coding sequence GTGGGCAAGAGAAGGCGCGTCGCCGAGCGACGGAAGACGAACCCCGCCGTACTGCTCGGCGGGGCGATCGCCGTGGTCGTCGTGGGCGCCGGGGCCGGCGGCTGGGCGCTCTGGGGCGGGTCGGAGGACGGTTCGCCGACGGCGACCGCCGGCACGAAGCCCAAGGTCAAGACCGGCCCGCTGTCCGCCAAGGAGGTCACCGGCGCCTCCCGTGCCTTCCTCACCGCCTGGCAGCAAGGCAAGGTCTCCGAGGCCGCGGCGGCCACCGACGACGCGGCCGCCGCCCGCGAGCTGCTCACCGGCTACACCAAGGACGCGCGCGTACGGAGCGTCAAGCTCACCGCCGGGACCGCGAAGGGCGCCGAGGTCCCTTTCTCCGTGACGGGCACGGTGACGTTCGACAAGCTCAGCGAGCCGCTGGCCTACGACAGCGCGCTGACCGTCGTACGCCGCAAGAGCGACGGCGAACCCCTAGTCCAGTGGCAGCCGTCCGTGGTCCACCCCGACCTCAAGGACGGCGACACCCTGGTCACCGGCGAGGCCGGGACTCCGCCGATCAAGGCCGTGGACCGGGACGGCGGCGAGCTGACGACCAAGAAGTACGCCTCCGTGGGCGCGATCCTGGACAGCCTGCGCGAGAAGTACGGCAAGACGGCCGGCGGCAAGGCGGGCATCGAGCTGCGGGTGGTCCGCGGCAAGGGGTCCAAGTCGGCGGACAAGACGGTGCTGGAGCTCAGCAAGGGCACGCCGGGCACCGTGGAGACGACCCTCGACCCCCGTCTCCAGGCCGCCGCCGAGGCGCAGGTCGCCAAGAAGGCGCGGTCCTCGGTGGTGGTGGTGCGCCCCTCCACCGGTGAGATCCTCGCCGCGGCGAACGCCTCCAAGGGCTTCAACACCGCCTTCCAGGGCTCCCTCGCGCCCGGCTCCACCATGAAGGTCATCACCTCCTCGCTGCTCATCGAGAAGGACCTGGCCTCGGTGAACAAGACGCATCCGTGCCCGAAGTACTTCACGTACGGGGGCTGGAAGTTCCAGAACGACGACAAGTTCCTGATCAAGGACGGCACCTTCAAGGCGAGCTTCGCCCGCTCCTGCAACACCGCCTTCATCAGCCAGGCTCCCGAACTGGACGACGACAGCCTGACCAAGCAGGCCCAGCAGGTGTTCGGCCTCGGCCTGAACAACTGGTCCGTCGGTGTCTCCACCTTCGACGGCGCCGTCCCGGTGCAGTCGCAGGCGCAGATGGCGGCGGAGCTGATCGGCCAGGGCGGGGTCCGGATGAACCCGCTGAACATGGCGTCCGTCTCGGCGACGGTGAAGGCGGGTGTCTTCCACCAGCCCTACCTGGTCTCCCCCGATGTGGACGGCCGTCAGCTGGCGAAGGCCTCCCGCACGATGGCCGCGGGCACCCTGTCCCAGCTGCGCGAACTGATGGGCTACACGGCGGCCTACGGCACGGCGGCCGAGGCGATGGCCGGGGTCAGCGGTGACGTCGGCGCCAAGACCGGCTCGGCGGAGGTCGACGGCCAGAAGAAGCCCAACGGCTGGTTCACCGCCTACCGGGGCGATCTCGCGGCCGCCGGCGTCGTCCAGGCGGGCGGGCACGGCGGCGAGACGGCGGGGCCGATCGTGGCGGCGCTGCTGAAGCTGGGGGGCTGA
- a CDS encoding SsgA family sporulation/cell division regulator, whose translation MSVVEQYARAHIVTDHDVRIQEERDAVPVVLRYDPDLDPRAVRFGLPGAHEWTCDRSLLEQGLRAPTGSGEVRVWPCGRVQAVVEFHSAQGVSVVQFESKALLRFLRRTYIAAAEPVHH comes from the coding sequence ATGTCCGTAGTCGAGCAGTACGCGCGAGCCCACATCGTCACGGACCACGACGTCCGCATACAGGAAGAGCGCGACGCCGTCCCCGTCGTCCTGCGCTACGACCCCGACCTCGATCCCCGCGCGGTGCGGTTCGGACTGCCCGGAGCCCACGAGTGGACCTGCGACCGGTCCCTGCTGGAGCAGGGCCTGCGCGCCCCGACGGGCAGCGGCGAGGTACGGGTGTGGCCGTGCGGCCGGGTGCAGGCGGTGGTGGAGTTCCACTCCGCGCAGGGCGTCTCCGTCGTGCAGTTCGAGAGCAAGGCGCTGCTGCGGTTCCTGCGCCGCACCTACATCGCGGCCGCCGAGCCCGTACACCACTGA